A region of Takifugu flavidus isolate HTHZ2018 chromosome 2, ASM371156v2, whole genome shotgun sequence DNA encodes the following proteins:
- the LOC130515263 gene encoding cell surface A33 antigen-like: MDWRFFIWTLLCLSRPGVEALNVDIPEDLYEFARGDNITLPCNFKPSIKPSLIIITWSAEAEAAGAEENLILTHYSSTAVTDISPPYEGRASLDVDVDQGKANLKLSSIKMEDNKVFECRVQIPRDDEGKPVDTAKLVVLVAPSVPICAIEGKAQYGQNINLTCKSEEGSPPPTYKWQGRDVRNMPRVPDPRTTDKDGILSLYNISKDTSGYYICTSSNKIRSAQCNITLAVMPPTMNLGSTGTIIGIVAGVIGLIAIIVIVYCCCRRKKKKQQDAEYAMGVREDEYHDKEEAKNGESRHPDGQEDPVDIRDRREERSERNYDDQRSDYDDRRSDYDDRRDRRRDYDDRRSDYDDRRSEYDDRRSDYDDRRSDYDDRRDRYDDSYNRRDDRGRRDHYDDRRYDEPYDDRESSRPRVPANKPPKKDYDD, from the exons ATGGATTGGAGATTTTTCATCTGGAccctgctgtgtctgt CGCGGCCAGGTGTCGAAGCCCTGAACGTGGACATCCCTGAAGATCTCTATGAGTTTGCCAGAGGGGACAACATCACGCTGCCCTGCAACTTTAAACCAAGTATAAAACCATCTCTGATCATCATCACGTGGTCCGCTGAGGCTGAAGCAGCCGGCGCTGAAGAG AATTTGATCCTCACCCATTATTCTAGTACTGCAGTTACCGACATCTCACCGCCATACGAAGGCCGAGCGAGCCTGGATGTAGATGTTGACCAGGGGAAGGCTAACCTGAAACTGTCCTCCATCAAGATGGAGGACAACAAAGTCTTTGAGTGTCGTGTCCAAATCCCGCGTGATGATGAAGGCAAACCCGTCGACACAGCGAAACTGGTGGTTCTAG TTGCACCTTCTGTCCCGATCTGTGCCATTGAGGGAAAGGCACAGTATGGCCAGAACATCAACCTGACATGCAAGTCTGAGGAAGGCTCCCCGCCGCCCACTTATAAGTGGCAAGGTCGTGATGTCCGAAACATGCCACGTGTCCCAGACCCTAGAACAACTGACA AGGACGGCATCCTGTCTCTCTACAACATCTCCAAAGATACATCAGGATATTACATCTGCACCTCATCCAACAAGATCCGGTCCGCTCAATGCAACATCACCCTCGCAGTCATGCCGC CCACCATGAACCTTGGATCCACTGGAACAATTATCGGCATTGTCGCAGGTGTAATCGGGCTCATCGCAATAATCGTTATCGTCTATTGTTGTTGCCGccggaagaagaagaagcaacaaGATGCTGAATATGCTATGGG agttCGTGAAGATGAGTACCATGACAAAGAGGAAGCAAAAAATGGTGAAAGTCGGCATCCCGACGGACAGGAGGACCCTGTTGACATCCGTGACCGTCGCGAGGAACGGAGTGAGCGCAACTATGACGATCAGCGAAGCGACTATGACGATCGGCGAAGCGACTATGATGATCGCAGGGACCGTCGTCGCGACTACGACGACCGGCGCAGCGACTACGACGACCGGCGCAGCGAGTACGACGATCGGCGCAGCGACTACGACGACCGCCGGAGTGACTACGACGACCGCCGTGACAGGTACGATGACTCCTACAATCGTCGTGATGACAGAGGACGCAGAGACCACTATGACGACCGCCGGTACGATGAGCCCTACGATGATCGCGAAAGCAGCAGACCACGAGTGCCAGCCAATAAACCACCAAAAAAGGACTATGACGATTAA
- the LOC130515274 gene encoding cell surface A33 antigen-like, with translation MDWRFFIWTLLCLSRPGVEALNVDIPEDLYEFARGDNITLPCNFKPSVKPSLIIITWSAEAEAAGAEETLILAHYSSTAITDISPPYEGRASLDVDVDQGKANLKLSSITMEDNKVFDCRVQIPRDDEGKPVDTAKLVVLVAPSVPICATEGKAQYGQNINLTCKSEEGSPPPTYKWQGRDVRNMPRVPDPRTTDKGGILSLYNISKDTSGYYICTSSNKIRSAQCNITLAVMPPTMNLGSTGTIIGIVAGVIGLIAIIVIVYCCCRRKKKKQQDAEYAMG, from the exons ATGGATTGGAGATTTTTCATCTGGAccctgctgtgtctgt CGCGGCCAGGTGTCGAAGCCCTGAACGTGGACATCCCTGAAGATCTCTATGAGTTTGCCAGAGGGGACAACATCACGCTGCCCTGCAACTTTAAACCAAGTGTAAAACCATCTCTGATCATCATCACGTGGTCCGCTGAGGCTGAAGCAGCTGGCGCTGAAGAG ACATTGATCCTCGCCCATTATTCTAGTACTGCAATTACCGACATCTCACCGCCATACGAAGGCCGAGCGAGCCTGGATGTAGATGTTGACCAGGGGAAGGCTAACCTGAAACTGTCCTCCATCACGATGGAGGACAACAAAGTCTTTGACTGTCGTGTCCAAATCCCGCGTGATGATGAAGGCAAACCCGTCGACACAGCGAAACTGGTGGTTCTAG TTGCACCTTCTGTCCCGATCTGTGCCACTGAGGGAAAGGCACAGTATGGCCAGAACATCAACCTGACATGCAAGTCTGAGGAAGGCTCCCCGCCGCCCACTTATAAGTGGCAAGGTCGCGATGTCCGAAACATGCCACGTGTCCCAGACCCTAGAACAACTGACA AGGGCGGCATCCTGTCTTTATACAACATCTCCAAAGATACATCAGGATATTACATCTGCACCTCATCCAACAAGATCCGGTCCGCTCAATGCAACATCACCCTCGCAGTCATGCCGC CCACCATGAACCTTGGATCCACTGGAACAATTATCGGCATTGTCGCAGGTGTAATCGGGCTCATCGCAATAATCGTTATCGTCTATTGTTGTTGCCGccggaagaagaagaagcaacaaGATGCTGAATATGCTATGGGGTAG